ACAAAGGCTCGGCGGGAGATATTACACGACCTTTCAGAACCTCTGTTTGGCGGATCCGACCAAAAGAAAAATCCTCAGGCTCACCCAAGAACCCCATCACTTTTCGCGACGTTGTCGGCATCACAGGCTCTAAAAGCAAACCAATTCTTCTGATCGCTTCGCACAGCGTCACCAACACCCGATCGAGCTCCTCCAAGCGCTGCTCTTTTGCCAGACGCCAAGGTGCTCGCTCCTCGACATAACGATTAGCCCTTTGTATCCTGCTCCACACTGCCTCAAGAGCTGCATGAACTTGACCGTTTTCCATGCAGCGAAGGTAGATTTCACAACATTCATCATCTACCAACTCCATTTCTTCTGCCGACTGCGGCACGCAACCCCCTCGATATCGATGCACCATCGAAAGCGTCCGCTGCACCAGATTACCCCAATCGTTGGCCAAATCAAAACTATATCGGTCGGCAAAACGTTCATCGCTAAAATCTGCGTCCTGCCCTGTAACCATCTCGCGCATCACAAAATATCGAAAAGCATCCGCTCCCCAATGCTCAATATAAGGCACCGGGTCAACGACATTCCCAATAGACTTGCTCATCTTCGCTCCTCGGTTCATCCACCAACCATGCACCAACAACCGCCGAGGCCACTCCAAACCAAGCGCTATCAACATAGCCGGCCAATAAATCCCATGCGCCGGAATTAAAATGTCTTTCCCTATAAGCTGAATGTCAGCAGGCCAGCGGCTCGTGCCATCAGCATTAAAAGCAAACGAAATGTAATTTAACAACGCATCAAACCAGACATAAGTGACGTATTGCTCATCGAAAGGCAACGGAATCCCCCATTCAACACGACTCTTGGGACGCGAGATACAAAGTGGCTCAAGCGGCTCTTCAAGCAACGTCAACAATTCTTTTCGGCGAAACGTCGGCTCAATCCAGTTTTCCTCTCTTACAATACGCTCTCGGATCCGCTCTCGATACGGCTCCATTACAAAAAAATAGTTGGGCTCACGCATCTCCACGACTTCCCCGTAGATCTCAGGCCAGCTCCCATCCGCATTTCGGTCTTTTTCTGTAACAAACTGCTCCTGCCGCACACTGTAAAAGCCTACATGGTCTTTGAAGACGATTTTTCCTTCGTCATAGAGTCGCTGGAGACATCCTCGGACGTAGGATTGATGAGCCTCTAGAGTTGTGCGAGCAAACCGATCATATCGAATGTCCAGCCGCTTCCACAGGGCAATAAAATGTGCAGTCATTTCATCACAGAAAGCCTGGGGCGCCTTATTCGCAGCACGCGCTGACTGTTGGACTTTTTGTCCGTGCTCATCCACACCGGTCAGGAAAAGAACGTCTCGTCCCTGGTTGCGCTGGAAACGGGCAAGGACGTCAGCAAGAATTTTTTCGTAGGCATGCCCGAGATGAGGTTTTCCATTCACGTAGTCAATCGCCGTAGTGATGAAAAACCGCTTCATAGATGCGATAAACAGTTTTCCCCTTAGCCCTATACTCAACCAGATACAAGCCTCAATCGCTTATCGCGAGGTCAGAAAGTCAACGATTAGCCTTTGTGAGCAGTGAGACCTTTCATAACATAACCTGCAGGCCATTCACGCCCGTAGATCAAGAATTTGAAAGCGCGCCCGAGGTGTTCCGGATGGATTAAGGCCTGAAAGCCACGGAGTATTTTAGGCTCAATGGGATTTGTATGGGTAAACGAGCTAAAAAAGTCTGGCCAGAGACCTACAAGGAAATGGCGTTGATCACAGAAACCAATCTCTTGCAAACCACATCTCTGCGACTCATGTCGCAGAAGGCTCCAGTTCACATGAGCAGTGATATCTTGAAGGCCTGGATTTTGAAGAGGATTTGCGAGTTGACGGTGTTTTGAATAGCATCGCAAAGTGCCCAAGCTCCGAATCGGGTCGTAGTATTCTTCAGCGCTGAGGCCATAGTCTACTGTAATAATAGCCCCACGCTTCAGAACGCGCGCAGCTTCTCTTATCCAGTTCCGCGCCTCAAGATGGAGCTCCGTAGTGTATCCTTCGATCGGAGGTATCTTCCACAATTCAATCTCCTGTCTCACATCGTCATCAATGGGCCCCTCAACTTCGTAGAAGTCACCGCCTGATTCACTAGCACCGACATAGATTTCCCGCCATTTATTTTCAACAAACCGAATCAATCGAACAGGAAGGCTATCTATAACTTCATTAGTAAAAATAATCCCGGTAAGACTCAACGGATCAAGGTCCGATAGGCTTTTTATCCAACTCAAACGAGCTCCCTTCGTAATGAAAGGCTGCATGGTTTTCTTTTGAATACGCAGACACGGAGTAAGAGGCTCGATGAAAATATAATGCGCCATGGATTGAAGAGGCGAGGAGATACGCCGCCACTCAGTATACACATCGGCAGCAAATTGGCCATCATGAGCTCCAGCTTCACAAATAACAAAGTCCGCAGGACGATCGAGTTTCTCCCATATCTCTTGAAACTGGTTGGCCATAAGTTGCCCCCAGACACTGCCGACTGAGACGCTCGTGTAAAAATCCCCTTTGCGGCCTATTGTGAGATTGGCACGATTGTAGTAACCCCCATGTTCACTATAAAGACAATGGCTCATGTAACAATCAAACCGCATCGGACCATGCCGTGCGATTTGTTCCCGCAAAATATCCGCGAGTGTGCGTGTGCTTAGACCTTGCGACGAGGGCATATTTGCAAAGTTTGAGAGAGCTTAACGATTTGCCGTTCCTCAAGAATCCCTCGCCACACAACACTGGGATAAATTAAGCTTTCACGCCCAATGATGCTGCCGGGATTTAAGACTGCTTGGCAGCCAATTTCTGCTCTATCTCCGATGAGAGCACCAAGCTTTCTAAGCCCGGTCGGATATGCCTTTCCAAGATGATGCAGGACGATTTCATCCCCGGTAAGTTTAAGGTTTGACAAGATGACACCAGCGCCGAGATGAACACCATTACCTAGAATTGAGTCACCAACATAAGAAAAATGAGGCACCTGACAATCATTCATGAGAATGCAATTTTTAAACTCGCATGAATTCCCTAGAATGCAATTCTCGCCTATGATCACGTTTTCTCTGAGATAAGCCCCAGTTCGTATCCGAGTGCAGTGCCCAATAATAGCAGGCCCTAAAATTACTGCTCCTGGCTCTACTACCACCCCTTCTCCGAAAGTTACCTGTTCCCCTATGTATGCTTCTCCAAGTATTGTAGGAGGATGAGAACTAAAAGTAGATCTTTCCAGATAAGATTTGATTTTAGGAATCGCTTCCCACACATACCGGCAATCACTAAATATTTCGCGGTGCGCAAATTCCTGCAGATCAAATAGCGCACTCGCACTCAAATCCATATAAGTTTTCTAGTTTTTACACTCTATGTGTCAAACAAAGTATATCCCTACTTTGCCCAAATAGACCCCGCTGCTACGCCTGGAACTATTCAGGCATTAAAGGAAGTTCTAAATAAATTGTTGTGCCGACTTCAAGTTGGCTTTCCGCCCAAATACGACCGCCATGAAGTTCAATTATTTGCTTCACAATAGACAGCCCCAACCCCATACCCCCTCGATCTCGACTCCGCGATTTATCTACGCGATAAAAACGGTCAAATATATAGGGTAAATCTTGTGCTGGAATCCCCATCCCTTGATCACTCACTGTAATGCGTATTACATGATCACGATGTTCAGCCCGGACAGTTATCCGGGTGTGAGGTTCTGAATATTTCGAAGCATTTTCTAGCAAGTTATGCATGACTTGTTCCATACGGGCAGGATCTGCCTCGAGTAGAGGCAGTTCCCTAGGGCAGATCAACTCGATTTCCTGTTGAGACTCTTTTAATATCAGCCTCCAATCATTTACTATCCGCTCGAGTAACTCCGGAACCTTTATCACTAAAGGCTCCAGTCCCACCCGTCCTGTCTCTAGCCGTGCTAGGTCCACAAGCTCATCTACCAGCGACGTAAGCCGAGAAACATGCTTATTCATAATGCTCAAAATTCGGTGTAACTCGCTAATATCTACCCTCCTTTGTGCTAGCAAAATCTCAAGATAACCACGAAAGACAGACAAAGGCGTTCGCAACTCATGAGAGACATTAGTCACAAACTCTCGTCTCACATTTTCCACTCGTTTGAATTCAGTAATGTCATGAAATAATAGAATAGCCCCTCGTCGAGCATGTGCCTCCCTAGTTGAAGGATGAATAATCGGCGTCACACTCGCCTCCACCACTCGTTCTTGCGATTGATCTGTGGTCACCGAAATTTCGCATTGCTGACGTTTCCCACTATCAATCGCTTTTCGCAAAATAATCTCAAGATCAGCATTTCGAAATACCTCTAGCACACTACGACCAATCAAAACCTCTTTGATTCCAAAAAGTCTCCCAACGGCAAGATTAGCTTCCTGAATGACGTGGTTCTCATCCACAATCGCCACCCCCTCGGCCATGTTTTCAAGCAGAGCTTTCAGATCGTATGCCTCCTTTTGGACTTGATCCTCTAGCTGCTCCAGCCGCGCGGCAAGCCCCTCGATAAACCCTGCCCAACGCCTCGATGCCTTAGAGTTTCCGAAAAAATACTTCTTATGCCTGATTCCTCGAGAAAGCTCATCCAGCGCCTTCCCTACTCGAACCATAGATCGCACCCGCGCATAAAGCCATATTGTCACTGCAACGCAGATACAAAAAACAAAAATTAAAACCAACTCCCAAAGACTCATAAAAAACCCTTATACCAAATCTCAAAAACCCAATCCCCTGATCAACAGAAAAGCCCCAAGGCCTACCTCCAAGGCCTTGGGGCAAACAAACCTAAGGAAAACTGCCCTCATAAGAATATGACGATTAAGTTCCAAAAGTGTTCAAAAATTCATTCACCCGGGCCCTTTTTTATCAACGATACCTAAAATCCAAATGCCCTGAGTCCGCCAAGATTTGAATCTTCCCATTTGCACGCTCTATCCATTCCACCCTGCCACCTGCTTCTTGGACAAGCAAAATCCCCGCCGCTACATCCCACCACGACACCTCCTGCTCCATATAAGCATCTAACCGGCCCGCCGCTACATACGCCAAATCTAAAGCAGCTGCCCCCATCGCCCTAAGCTTCTTCACCCGTAACCCATAATACTCATACAACTTCAACGTATGCGATATAGTCTCTACCCTCCTCGCAAAACCAATAGATATCGCAGCCTCAGAAAGATCCCCTCGTTCACTTACCCTTATCCGTTCCCCATTTAAATAAGCTCCCTTTCCCAATCTAGCCGTAAAAAGCTCATCCCGAATTGGATCATAGATTACCCCACACACAACCCTACGACTGACTTGCGCCGCAACC
This DNA window, taken from Candidatus Methylacidiphilales bacterium, encodes the following:
- the metG gene encoding methionine--tRNA ligase, whose product is MKRFFITTAIDYVNGKPHLGHAYEKILADVLARFQRNQGRDVLFLTGVDEHGQKVQQSARAANKAPQAFCDEMTAHFIALWKRLDIRYDRFARTTLEAHQSYVRGCLQRLYDEGKIVFKDHVGFYSVRQEQFVTEKDRNADGSWPEIYGEVVEMREPNYFFVMEPYRERIRERIVREENWIEPTFRRKELLTLLEEPLEPLCISRPKSRVEWGIPLPFDEQYVTYVWFDALLNYISFAFNADGTSRWPADIQLIGKDILIPAHGIYWPAMLIALGLEWPRRLLVHGWWMNRGAKMSKSIGNVVDPVPYIEHWGADAFRYFVMREMVTGQDADFSDERFADRYSFDLANDWGNLVQRTLSMVHRYRGGCVPQSAEEMELVDDECCEIYLRCMENGQVHAALEAVWSRIQRANRYVEERAPWRLAKEQRLEELDRVLVTLCEAIRRIGLLLEPVMPTTSRKVMGFLGEPEDFSFGRIRQTEVLKGRVISPAEPLFPRKEDGVRMEK
- a CDS encoding SAM-dependent methyltransferase, giving the protein MPSSQGLSTRTLADILREQIARHGPMRFDCYMSHCLYSEHGGYYNRANLTIGRKGDFYTSVSVGSVWGQLMANQFQEIWEKLDRPADFVICEAGAHDGQFAADVYTEWRRISSPLQSMAHYIFIEPLTPCLRIQKKTMQPFITKGARLSWIKSLSDLDPLSLTGIIFTNEVIDSLPVRLIRFVENKWREIYVGASESGGDFYEVEGPIDDDVRQEIELWKIPPIEGYTTELHLEARNWIREAARVLKRGAIITVDYGLSAEEYYDPIRSLGTLRCYSKHRQLANPLQNPGLQDITAHVNWSLLRHESQRCGLQEIGFCDQRHFLVGLWPDFFSSFTHTNPIEPKILRGFQALIHPEHLGRAFKFLIYGREWPAGYVMKGLTAHKG
- a CDS encoding UDP-N-acetylglucosamine diphosphorylase, which gives rise to MDLSASALFDLQEFAHREIFSDCRYVWEAIPKIKSYLERSTFSSHPPTILGEAYIGEQVTFGEGVVVEPGAVILGPAIIGHCTRIRTGAYLRENVIIGENCILGNSCEFKNCILMNDCQVPHFSYVGDSILGNGVHLGAGVILSNLKLTGDEIVLHHLGKAYPTGLRKLGALIGDRAEIGCQAVLNPGSIIGRESLIYPSVVWRGILEERQIVKLSQTLQICPRRKV
- a CDS encoding cell wall metabolism sensor histidine kinase WalK; this translates as MSLWELVLIFVFCICVAVTIWLYARVRSMVRVGKALDELSRGIRHKKYFFGNSKASRRWAGFIEGLAARLEQLEDQVQKEAYDLKALLENMAEGVAIVDENHVIQEANLAVGRLFGIKEVLIGRSVLEVFRNADLEIILRKAIDSGKRQQCEISVTTDQSQERVVEASVTPIIHPSTREAHARRGAILLFHDITEFKRVENVRREFVTNVSHELRTPLSVFRGYLEILLAQRRVDISELHRILSIMNKHVSRLTSLVDELVDLARLETGRVGLEPLVIKVPELLERIVNDWRLILKESQQEIELICPRELPLLEADPARMEQVMHNLLENASKYSEPHTRITVRAEHRDHVIRITVSDQGMGIPAQDLPYIFDRFYRVDKSRSRDRGGMGLGLSIVKQIIELHGGRIWAESQLEVGTTIYLELPLMPE
- a CDS encoding inositol monophosphatase, with product MGEQIFMADEEVLDCAIEAVKAASVVIRRDFRLPLRVRAESAHDIKLETDVEAQAAIEKVILDYFPGAQIVGEESEGNRVKDDDGVGVKWIVDPLDGTVNFSYRIPHFCVSVAAQVSRRVVCGVIYDPIRDELFTARLGKGAYLNGERIRVSERGDLSEAAISIGFARRVETISHTLKLYEYYGLRVKKLRAMGAAALDLAYVAAGRLDAYMEQEVSWWDVAAGILLVQEAGGRVEWIERANGKIQILADSGHLDFRYR